The region ACGAAAGCCAAGCATATAAACCATATATATTGAAATAAGTTATTTCATAGAAGTTCTCAATTTCATTTTTAAATATGAGGTATTCCAGTCAGTAGTAAGTAATAGTAGAAAATAGAAAAATACTGACATGGGAGGTTTATTTAGTTTCATACAATTGTAATCGTCCATATATAGCTTGATTTGGTTTAGGTTTATACTCGCTAGTGGACTATGAACATACTCCAAAACTCATTTGAAAATTAAACCTTGATCTAGAGGAACAACTAGCATCCACTGATTGGATGAATGCAGAACTTGAAACATGAAATTGCTAGAAACAAGAATTATGAACCGAAGTGGAGAAACATCATTGCAAGGATGAACCCAAGCCAAGCTGCAGGATGGAAAACTATGCTTTGGTGTCCTACAGTACCCGCATGACAGGTCACATAATTGCCAGATCTAAGTTCCAAGCGTACAATGGATTATAAGAAGATGAAAGCATGTAACTCTGATCAATGTTTATCGTACTAATTTCCACATAGAAGTAAATGTTTTACTAATTATACATGTATGGAGGTTTTGTTCAGTCCCAATAGATTTCCGAAAGGTGCAACTTCAGCTTCACTAAAATGAAGTTGTATTTTAAATCCATCGAGGCATATACCAACTCTAGAGGATCAAGACATATACGAACTCTAAAAGTAGTTCATATTTACATGAGGTAGGAGGGTTTTACGCAAGTGCTTATGTTTTTGGTTGGCTTGTTCACTTTGATGACATCAGGTCCTTATAAAGATTAAGGTCTGAACCAATTACAATTCAACTAAGAATGGCGTGAGAGAATCTTGTAATATACAATGAAGATTATTAAGATTTCCTTGCCTACTTTAGATGAACATCATTGTACGCGCAATGCTTAAAAATAGAGGGGGCATAAATTTCCAAATGAGTGAAACATCAGAGTGTTCATAATCCACCCAAGAATCAGTAGCCAGATTGCATATGTTCAGAAAGGCATACAGCCTGCACAGATCGCACTAACAGGTGATAAAAATACAGAAGGAAAACATAGAAGGACGAAAGTAAGATAGCTTACTTGAAAGATGGTGAGATCATTTAATCTCCAACAGATCATCTCGCCGTTGATGGCTAGAATCTTGTCCCTTGCTCACAATACAACAATCTGAAATTATCACGGAGGCTGACCGCTAGGAAGAAGAGTTGATTCAACCCAGCAGGTGGAGATGGACCTGGATGTGCAGCGGCGCCATAGCCGAACTACCACCTGTTGGTTGAATCGACACCATGTAGTAACATCAGTTTTTGATCTGAGAACTCTAGACGGTAAGGAATAACAGGTCAGAGGAGACTATATGACGCACGAGGAGTAAAGAACGAGCATCAATCGATGTGGTAACTGCCCTGCAATTATTCATCGCCTGCAAGTGGCGTACATTAGTCGCCATTAAGGTCCTGTTGTGATGTTTATTTACCTCCTCGATTTCCGACGATTGTTTGATGCTCGCGAGGTGACCCTCTCGCCCGCGTCGCCTTGGCTGGATCCCCTCGCGCGCCTCGCCTCGGCTGGATAATCCCCTACCGCGCCCAATGCCCCCTTGCAGGTCTCGCCTCAGATCCTCCCACCTGGGCCGGATCCCCTCGAGCGAACAGTTTTTTTTAACGAGCACAGCTCTGTCATCCCTTGCTCGGTTAGAGAAATGGGCCTCGTAATAGCTCAATGAAGCCCAATCAACCACAGGCCTTGGAAAAAGTCAGCAGAGTAGCAGCCCATCAGGATAGATGGCCCAGGTCGCGGCAAACTGACACTATAACGAAGATCTAACGACCAGAAATGATCCAGGCGCGAAATCTAATGGCTAAAATCGTTGATGGCGTGAGAGAGCTCGGTTTAGCTGCGGTTatactgtcctaaaaatgtcatgaACAATGCAAAACAGTAAAAATTTTCGCACACCTCAATTTAGTTTTTTTGTTGAGAGCTGCTCAGGTGTCtaaatgagctgaaatttggcacGAACCTCACACACTATGCCATGTTCCATGCCAAAAGAATGTcgaatttttaaattctagtatttCTTTTGATTTTACTGTACATGCGCAGGAGCAAATGAGACCGGGAGCCATTTAACCCCTCTCGTTTATCGTACTACTTTTGAAGTGAGTCTATCGTATTTAAGTTTGAACATTTGGTAGTTTAAAATGTTGAAAGATGCAATGCTCGGGTTTATTTCGATGCCCTATCTTATATCATTTGCAAAGTTAGAAAATGCTTTTTTAGTGGATGGTAGAAAATGTTTTGATGTCCTATTTTACACCATGTGCTAGGGGCAGATAAATTTTTGGTATCCTATTTttttttgaacttggtatcctattTTTTTAATCACGTGATACATGTGGTAAGCAACTCAAAATTGACGAAAAAATATAAAATCCCTTTTTTTGAGGTGCCTAAAATCCATTTTTTTAACCCTAAAACTGTATTTGGGTGCGCTATCATTTGTTCTGAGATGCTTACGACACAATCGGCCACTTATGACGACAGCCGAGTGCCGGCCCAAGCTTCTGTGTGTCCAGACTCCAGACCGACGGCGCCGATGACCAGGGCATCGCCGTCCACGCAGCAGCCCTCCGCGCGGCGGccgaccgtcgtgctgctgctgtggCTGGCCCTCGCCTTCTGCCTCGCCGTCCTTTTCATCCAGTCCTCGTTCACCTCCCCGAGTGCGCCCCGCGCCCGAACCCTAGATTCTCCGGACCAGCCCTCTGCTGAGGCGAGCAGGCTGGATCTCGACTCCGACCAGGTCCGCGAGCTCTCGGGGTTCCAGTCCCGCGTCCAGCAATGCGTGGTACGTCCCTGCATTTCCACTGTGGAGAGATCAATTTGTTCCGTTAGTCCACCATATACAAGTGCGTATATCGGTATATGGCAAATTGGTAACTAGGATTGGgaacaccgactgggggagacaatagCTGCGTTTGTTCTACTCATATCCGCTGAATTGCAGTTGGTCCATCGTGGATCCACAATAACCTGCCGAAATCATTGTTTCATTCATGTGACATGGAGGGACTCATATCCCCTTCTCAATAAAGGGAATCTGCTTTCTGGCATTTCTACTCGGGCTGTGTGTTCATCATGTTTGCAAGGTAGTAAGTGAGCTAGTGCCTGAACTGTAAACACACCCAAGCTTTGTTATGGTTTATACTTCTTGTACTAGCTTGAATTTAGTGATGTAGATGGAGAAGGGGATGCCATCTGTAGGATAACATGCTATGAATTAATAAGGAAGTTAATGCCGTGTTTACTGGAAAGACAAAATGCTCATCATATTATGCAACTATGTTTAGCTCAGATTGAACCCTCTCAAGAGCTGAAAGTTGACACAAATATTCCAACGCTTCCCAGATTGCTGTGGTTGTTTTTTACTTCCTAATGTTTCTTCTTATTTTAGCTTTGCTTCTGAAATCTCAACTTTATTTAGGCAAGCAGGGGACTTGGCCTCACAGCAGATATTGTTGATCATTGCAAGCTAGTCCTTAAGTTTCCTGAAGGAACCAACAGCACTTGGGTCAGTATTCATTCATGTTCATATGCAGTTGCTGCTTTTATTCAACAAGATTCACTAATGATGATGTTTCTTGACTTGCAGTATAATGCTCAGTTCAAGTTTTTTGAGAAACTAAAATACGAATATGATGTCTGTGAGACTATCCTTTTGTGGGAACAGGTCAGCACGTGGCTTCTGAAATAACTTATTTATCAGTTTAAATACACGTGTTAATACTGACGTGATGTCAGTACCGCAACATGACGACTGTCTTGACAAGGGAGTATTTAGATGTGCGACCTGATGGATGGCTGGATTATGCACCTAAAAGAATAGCACAGCTGTAAGTTGGGGATTTGTTGCATTGTTCTTATAAAATAACGCCACTCATGCTGGTAAATTTGTTTTTTCTAAATCAGCAGTGGTGCCAAGAAATGCTACAATCGTACTCTGTGTGAAGAGCTTCTTAGCATTTTGCTGCCTGCTAAACCCCCTTTCCATCCACGCCAGTTTGCGACATGCGCAGTTGTTGGCAACTCAGGAGATCTCTTAAAAACAGAGTTTGGACAAGAGATTGACGCTCATGATGCTGTCTTCCGAGACAATGAGGCACCTGTCAATAAGGTAATAGCTTTGATAATGTTTTCATCGACTTGGTGACCCTGCAATGTCCTCCTTTATATTGTTATTAGTTACAGGCAATTTAATGTTCTTCTTGCCTGTCAGCCGTTCGCCATTCTTATTAGCTTTGTGTTGTTTAAGTGTCATATAGACTATAGCCGTAGACTAATTCTATTCTGCCAACTGAAAATTTTCATTCCTAATGGAAATGATGCAAATAACATTTTCCATAACGACGTTGTTCTTCTTTTTTCATCTGCAGAAATATGCAAAATATGTTGGGCTGAAAAGGGACTTCCGCTTGGTTGTCAGGGGTGCTGCTCGAAATATGGCACCAATACTGAAGGGTTCATGTAATGTTTTAATTCTGATTTCTTccagttgacttcattcctggctttCCAAAAAAAAGATAAGATAGGCTATTTTTTTCGCGAATCGCAGAAGATTTGCATATCATCTCATTGATAGGGAGAGAGTAGCAAAGGGTTCAGGAGAGTGTCACATAGCTACATACACATGACATGGCGCAGATGTATGCGCAAGAGAAGAAGACAAGGGGCTGCTTAGCCCTGAAGAACTAGGTCGCCAGAAGTAAGCAACCTAATCTGTGTGCACCAGCCTTGACCTAGGTCCACGCTTGGCAAAGATGAGTCTACGCTTGGCAAAGATGAGTCTCTGGATAGAAGCCCGCTCGCTGTCGAATATGCATCCATTGCGGTCCATTGATGGGTTTCAGTACTACTAAgtatgaggaggaggaggttagccttgatgggcaggtggtgcctCAGAAGTACACCTcttgatatttggggtcaatgctgcaggaggatgggggtattgatgaagatgtgaaccatagaatcaaagccagatggatgaagtggcgccaagcttctggcattctctatgacaagagagtgccacaaaagctaaggcaagttctacaggacagcggttcgacccgcaatgctgtatggcgctgagtgttggctgactaaaaggcgacatgttcaacagctaggtgtggcggagatgcatatgttgagatggatgtgtggccacacgaggaaggatcgagtccaaaatgatgatatacgagatagagttggtgtagcaccaattgaagagaagcttgcccaacatcgtctgagatggtttgggcatattcagtgcaggtctccagaagctccggtgcatagcggacggctaaagcgtgcggagaatgtcaagaggttGGGGTAGACcggatttgacatgggaggagtccgttaagagagacctgaggattggagtatcaccaaagaactaactatggacaggggtgcgtggaagcttgctattcaTGCGCCAtagccatgagttggtcgcgagatcttatgggtttcacctctagcttaccccaacttgtttgggactaaaggctttgttgttgttattGCGGTCCATTGATGGCGAGAGAGGCAAGACCCTTCCTAAGGCATTGGGGGAAGCAGTGGAAATGATGGCCGACCAGTCACCAGTGTAGGATCTCCTTGTTGCCGGACGACGAGCTAAATGGGGCTTGTTTTCGGTGATGGGTTCGCCCATATCAGGGATCGTGAGAATCCCCTTTTATTTGTTCGGCCAGGGGCTAAAACACTCTAGAAATCTTGGAACCAAAACACattttttttacccaggttcaggccaccgagATGGCGTAATACACTATGTCCTACTTTAGTGTTTTCCTCTGTTTATGTAGCATAGATTCCAGGATGAACTCCCTATCTCTCCCATTAGTGTTGGGGTGCTAGTCTACTTTTCTTAGCTACCTTCAAAGTCGCGAAGCCCCTAAATGACCCATAGGAGAGGATCGGTTGCTCGGGGGAGGGTACTTGGTCGGAGAGGACCCCAATAAACCCTATAGATTACTTATTGTACACTTTGAAGTAGTCATTCAACCCTAGTGTTGTACACTTTGTAGCAGCAAGGTGGAGTTGTTCCTCCACAACCTTGTGCTGCTTCAGGTGGTATTAGAGCCTCGTTGATCCATACTAGTTCTTGTTGTTTCTTTGAGAGTGAGCTACAACAAGCAATGGAACAATTGGAGAAGAGGATGGATGCTGCATAACAACAGATCAAAGGGTTGCGTGAAGATCTTAATCGGAGATTCGATCAACTGGTTGAGATGATAAGAAAGGGTGTTCCCCCTGTTGCCAATGAAGAAGATTCATctaaagaagatgttcaacgacaaAGAAGGGGAGGTAATCTTGGAGCAAGACCACCACAACAATGTGCAGTTCATCGTACTTcaagaaggccggtttatgttgaAACTTCTAAAGGTGAAGAATATGATGATGCCCTTGAAGAACCTGATCTCTATGCATATCAGAGAGTACCCAACCCTACATATGCAAGGGATACATACAAGGTGAAAGCCGAGATCCCAACTTTTAAGGAAATGTTGATATTGAAGGGTGCCTTGATTGGTTATATGAAGTGGAGACTTTCTTTGAGGTCATGGAGGTTTCGAAAGATCGTAGAGTTCCTTTGGTCATATACAAGCTGCAAGGAGGAGCCGGTGCATGGTGGCATTGTGTTCAAGGAGAACACAGACTGAGAAGAGAATCTCGTGTGAGAACTTGGCGGCAAATGAAAAGTCTTTTGAAAGAGAGATTTTCGCCCGCTGATTATGACCGGATCCTATTTATCCAATTTCAAAATTGTGCTCAAGGAAATAGGATTATTTTAGATTGCACATAGGAGTTTCTAAGGCTACAAATGAGGTGCAACCTTGCCGAAACTAAAGATCAACAAGTTGCAAGGTACATCAATGGTCTCAATGATGTTATTCAAGATCGATTCATGATGCAACAAATCTATTCCATTTATCAAGAACAAGCTCTagcc is a window of Triticum dicoccoides isolate Atlit2015 ecotype Zavitan chromosome 2B, WEW_v2.0, whole genome shotgun sequence DNA encoding:
- the LOC119362611 gene encoding sialyltransferase-like protein 5 isoform X1; the protein is MTRASPSTQQPSARRPTVVLLLWLALAFCLAVLFIQSSFTSPSAPRARTLDSPDQPSAEASRLDLDSDQVRELSGFQSRVQQCVASRGLGLTADIVDHCKLVLKFPEGTNSTWYNAQFKFFEKLKYEYDVCETILLWEQYRNMTTVLTREYLDVRPDGWLDYAPKRIAQLSGAKKCYNRTLCEELLSILLPAKPPFHPRQFATCAVVGNSGDLLKTEFGQEIDAHDAVFRDNEAPVNKKYAKYVGLKRDFRLVVRGAARNMAPILKGSSDEALIIKSLTHKEINAVIKELPNPVYLFQGIVLRRGAKGTGMKSVELALSMCDIVDIYGFTVDPGYTEWTRYFSAPRKGHNPLQGRAYYQLLECLGIIRIHSPMRAQRVEDWSDVPSRDEIRRAHAAAFRLKRRETGQADEPGPFSNCKVWGTVDPDYGPVSGTSDMSETRRNSNYSKWELLPLESLRSEAQEHHAQMGGVSLYKMDGNKLDDLVCVRHNRSSG
- the LOC119362611 gene encoding sialyltransferase-like protein 5 isoform X2, with amino-acid sequence MTRASPSTQQPSARRPTVVLLLWLALAFCLAVLFIQSSFTSPSAPRARTLDSPDQPSAEASRLDLDSDQVRELSGFQSRVQQCVASRGLGLTADIVDHCKLVLKFPEGTNSTWYNAQFKFFEKLKYEYDVCETILLWEQYRNMTTVLTREYLDVRPDGWLDYAPKRIAQLGAKKCYNRTLCEELLSILLPAKPPFHPRQFATCAVVGNSGDLLKTEFGQEIDAHDAVFRDNEAPVNKKYAKYVGLKRDFRLVVRGAARNMAPILKGSSDEALIIKSLTHKEINAVIKELPNPVYLFQGIVLRRGAKGTGMKSVELALSMCDIVDIYGFTVDPGYTEWTRYFSAPRKGHNPLQGRAYYQLLECLGIIRIHSPMRAQRVEDWSDVPSRDEIRRAHAAAFRLKRRETGQADEPGPFSNCKVWGTVDPDYGPVSGTSDMSETRRNSNYSKWELLPLESLRSEAQEHHAQMGGVSLYKMDGNKLDDLVCVRHNRSSG